A window of the Enterobacteriaceae bacterium 4M9 genome harbors these coding sequences:
- the murF gene encoding UDP-N-acetylmuramoyl-tripeptide--D-alanyl-D-alanine ligase, with amino-acid sequence MIRLSLATLAQVVEGQLLGADGEIDAVTTDTRKLTPGCLFVALKGERFNAHDFADQALQGGAGALLVSRRLDVDAPQVLVDDTRLAFGRLAAWVRQQVPTRVVALTGSSGKTSVKEMTAAILRQCGNTLYTAGNLNNDIGVPMTLLRLTPEHEYAVIELGANHQGEIAWTVSLTRPEAALVNNLAAAHLEGFGSLAGVAKAKGEIFSGLAENGIAIINADNNDWLNWQQIIGARKTWRFSPNAADSDFTATDIHITARGTEFTLRTPTGDVAVTLPLPGRHNIANALAATALAMAVGATHSAVKQGLSELQAVPGRLFPVPLAENQLLLDDSYNANVGSMTAAVQVLSEMPGYRVMVVGDMGELGAEAEDCHRQVGDAARNAGIDRVLSVGKLSDNLSRASGVGEHFNDKQALIARLKALLNEHAIMTILVKGSRSAAMEEVVCALQEKGTC; translated from the coding sequence ATGATTCGCCTCTCACTGGCAACGCTGGCCCAGGTGGTTGAAGGGCAATTACTAGGTGCCGACGGTGAAATTGATGCCGTCACCACCGACACGCGCAAGCTGACGCCGGGCTGCCTGTTCGTTGCACTCAAGGGCGAGCGTTTTAATGCTCACGATTTTGCCGACCAGGCATTACAGGGTGGTGCAGGCGCGCTGCTGGTGAGCCGCCGTCTGGACGTTGACGCCCCACAGGTGCTGGTGGATGACACGCGTCTGGCGTTTGGTCGCCTGGCGGCATGGGTGCGCCAGCAGGTGCCGACGCGCGTGGTGGCGTTGACCGGTTCATCTGGCAAAACCTCGGTCAAAGAGATGACGGCGGCAATTCTGCGCCAGTGTGGCAATACGCTCTATACCGCAGGCAACCTGAATAACGATATCGGCGTACCCATGACGTTGCTGCGCCTGACGCCAGAGCACGAATACGCTGTGATTGAGCTTGGTGCTAATCACCAGGGGGAAATCGCCTGGACGGTGAGCCTGACGCGCCCGGAAGCCGCGCTGGTCAATAACCTTGCCGCAGCACATCTGGAAGGCTTTGGCTCGCTTGCCGGTGTGGCAAAGGCTAAAGGCGAGATTTTCTCCGGGCTTGCTGAGAACGGTATCGCCATTATCAACGCCGATAATAATGACTGGCTGAACTGGCAGCAGATTATCGGTGCGCGTAAAACCTGGCGCTTCTCGCCAAACGCTGCCGACAGCGATTTCACGGCAACCGACATTCATATTACCGCGCGCGGCACTGAGTTTACCCTGCGCACACCGACTGGCGACGTAGCCGTTACGTTGCCGCTGCCGGGCCGTCATAATATCGCCAATGCACTGGCGGCAACCGCGCTGGCAATGGCCGTAGGCGCAACGCACAGTGCCGTAAAACAGGGCTTAAGTGAACTGCAGGCCGTACCGGGTCGCCTCTTTCCTGTGCCACTGGCAGAAAACCAGCTGCTGCTCGATGACAGCTATAACGCCAACGTGGGCTCAATGACCGCTGCTGTACAGGTACTTTCTGAAATGCCGGGTTACCGCGTGATGGTGGTGGGTGATATGGGGGAGCTCGGCGCAGAAGCCGAAGATTGTCACCGCCAGGTTGGTGATGCAGCGCGTAATGCGGGCATTGACCGTGTGCTGAGCGTTGGCAAATTGAGCGATAACCTTAGCCGCGCGAGCGGTGTGGGCGAACATTTTAATGATAAACAGGCGCTGATAGCGCGCCTGAAAGCGCTGCTTAACGAGCACGCTATCATGACAATTTTAGTGAAAGGTTCACGTAGCGCCGCCATGGAAGAGGTTGTTTGCGCACTACAGGAGAAGGGCACATGTTAG